A window of Rosa rugosa chromosome 7, drRosRugo1.1, whole genome shotgun sequence genomic DNA:
TGAGTCGACGATGGAGAAACTAGAAGGGTGGCCTGATGACGGTGGCGATCAGACTGGTGGTGCGCCGACGGTGGCGATCTGTCAAGGGTGGTGGCGCAACAAGGAGGGGTCTGGGCATTGGTATGTGCAGGACTGTGGCTGGGCCTTGCTTGGTGGCTGTGACTCCTATTACTTGGGCTGatgcttgggtttgggctcaTTTTTTGGGCTCTGTTCCTGCTGGTTTTTTCTTTATTGTTGTTAGTTATTTATGTTATTTAGTTGTTTTGCGCTAtttgcgagcaataagtccctacaatagttttgtagggctagtcgggctatgtgcctgtgtgtgcactcaaagtgccttgtctgctctaggtcggtggcgagttccttgcttcgtcaaatggttgTTAcagcctagtggcagggtgaagctaagtgtcgtcggatttatccgccggcggcaacatagtaggaaagttgggtttatggtaattatgctacgttgtaatcgggttacatatcgagttatctttccgttatgtcactgctatgtcaaagcaaatggagtagccagtagagcactctttgctagttagtgcttgttagaatacatgtcttatgtagagattcctgatattattttgggAAATACTCTAAATGTTTTTTGTTATCAGGGGTAGAGGCTTAATatccccccccttgtattcgacagtttcattaatcaaggcttgagggcagccgccgcaccagccctttcttcaaaaaaaaaaaaaaacaaattgaattCATTCGTAATTTTTTTTGCAATGAATGCATCAAATTTAGCacattttctttcatttggAGAAATTATTGGCAAAGCACAACTGTCATCTGCATCTTGATCATGTCGGATTTCAATAATCTAACTAGGAAtagaaaacctaattaattcaaaaaaaaagaaaacctaattaattaaACTAGACTAATTTATGTAACTCAACTAGGAAAAACATAATACTCTTTCTAAATTATAAATAGGgctaattacagtttacccccctgaggttttggggtgtcatcatttcaccccatctacttttaattttgactttttaccccctaaactttccaatttcaatcagccgtgtccaatttctcctattccgtctaAATTGGATGTTAAGTCTGACCCTTGAggggctaaaattgtcatttcaacataaaaaacataaaaaaataataataaaataaaaaaaattattgtattttttttttctgttttttagtttttttttctgtttcttcgttttttttttttttaaagagtattttttttttcgtttttttttttgtcttcaacctatacaccacaagttataataggtttataaaaacaaaaaaaaatactctaggtggttgaaagccgctcgctggtctacgatatttgtgagcaataagtccctaaagtgaagaatttaggatatatccctaataaagtgaaaaaatatctataaaaaataattttacactttatctgtaaataaatatctgtaaaaaatgattttacacagatatttcttcactttgttggggatatatcctaaaattcttcactttatcggagatatatcacaaatatcgtcgaccagcgagcggctttcacccacctagagtattttttttgtttttataaacctattataacttgtggtgtataggttgaagaccaaaaaaaaaaaaaaactcttttaaaaaaaaaacagaaaaaaaaaaactaaaaaacagaagaaaaaaaattattttttttatgttgaaatgaccattttagccctcaagggtcagacttaacgtccaatttggacggaataggagaaattggacacggctgattgaaattggaaagtttagggggtaaaaattcaaaattaaaagtagagggggtgaaatgatgacacccccaaacctcaggggggtaaactgtaattaacccTTATAAATATTCATTTATCCATAAATTAATAAAGTATTAATTCATCAATACAATAATAACCTcgtaaaaataatatatatatatatatatatatatatatatacagggcccttcctccaagggatccctttttttggtattttatagggataggcatttTACCAACTTTgggatcatattttcacatctcaaccgttcagtttttaggtcctattgtgtagatcacttctgcaaaatttcagccaatttgatgatcgttaaggcatccaaaactgcaatttaccattataaacacgaacggttccggttcgacagattcggtccgttcgtgtaaattgcagttttggatgccttaNNNNNNNNNNNNNNNNNNNNNNNNNNNNNNNNNNNNNNNNNNNNNNNNNNNNNNNNNNNNNNNNNNNNNNNNNNNNNNNNNNNNNNNNNNNNNNNNNNNNNNNNNNNNNNNNNNNNNNNNNNNNNNNNNNNNNNNNNNNNNNNNNNNNNNNNNNNNNNNNNNNNNNNNNNNNNNNNNNNNNNNNNNNNNNNNNNNNNNNNCATAGATATTTTTAAACCCCATGCCACCTTCCTGCTTTGTAAGACAAAGTCACTCCCAACTCCTCCAATGAATCTTCCTCTTGTCCTCAGTATCCCCCCAAAAGAAAGAGGCACAAAGTTGATGAATGTCGTCACAGAGACTCTTGGGCAACAAGTAACAGTTCATGGCATATAACGGCATGGATTGAGCAACCGCTTTGATCAAGAGTTCTTTACCTGCACAACTAAGCAGCTTCGATTTCCATCCTACCAGCTTCTTTGTAATCCTCTCCTTTATATATGCAAATTTCGCACTTTTGGACTTCCCCACATGGAGTGGTAACCCTAGATATTTGTCATGCCTAGTCTTACACTGAACTTCCAATAAACCAGACAACCTGACTTGCACCTCCTCAGGCACATTACGGCTGAAGACCACACTACTTTTTTTATAATATACCTTTCGGCCAGAAGCTTTTTCATAGGTACTCAAAATGTTCCGAATACTGAGGCATTCATTGGTAGTTGCTGCCCCAAACAGAAAGCTGTCATCCTCAAAGAAAAGATGATGTAGAATGGGAGCTTCAGGGCAGATCTTCAAACCATGAATGCTACCATTTTGTATAGCTTGAGTGATTAATGTTGAAAGCTCTTCAGCACATAAGATGAAGAGGTAGGGAGATAGCGGATCTCCTTGTCTTATACCCGGAGTTGGGGTAATACTCGAAGTAGCTTCACCATTAACTAAAATAGCGTACCTGACTGAAGTAACACAACTCATGATCATCTCAACCCACCTTGGTGCAAAGCCTAGTTTGATCAACATAGCATTGAGAAAATGCCATTCCAATCGATCATACGCTTTACTTATATCCagtttcaaagaaaagaaaccctcCTCTTGATGGCGAAGCTTGTGCATGAAATGAGCCACCTCATTGGCAACAAAAGAATTAGAATTATAGGATATTAGTCTATCGGGAACATAGGCACTCTGTAATGGTGAGATGATATGTGGCAACCACCGCTTCAATCTATTAGCCACTACTTTGGAACAAATCCTGTAAATCACGTTACAAAGTGCAATAGGTCGAAAATGAATAACATTAGTTGGATCATGTACTTTTGGTATGAGACAAAGATGCATAAAATTGGACTCATCCCAAGCATCACCCTGCTCCAAGAtgcataaaaataataatttatgtAGCCCCAACCATATTAatttatagagatttaccgtacTTGCAATGAAAAATGATTGTTTAAAATAAACAGCCTAACCACTAGGCTACAACCTAACCATTGccataaattaatatttttgtaCAAATATTATTAATAGTGACTTTTATAAAACTTTTATATTTAGTGTTAAGACTTAAAAGTCAATTAAACAGCAGTATACGTAAAACAGTATGTATTATAAAAGTATAGTGACTTTTGGTCGACGGTTGTCAAGCCACACAACCCCTACTGTTTTAGTACATGCTGCTGTTGGTCGATCTCCATCTTACATATTATGTTCAAAACTTGCAGCGCTAGAGATTAGATGACCAGTTGGGAATGAACACCAGAACATGGCAATCCAGATAGCCAATAAGACACCAAGTAACTGATCTGCTTTACCTTAACTTTGCATTGCATGCTGGTTTCCTCTAAACTGTGGAATCAAATTCTTTACCTTGATTGATGGATCTAGTTTCTACTGGGAGATATAATGACAGTTGGGGTTGTTCACAGTGTAAAGCACACTTGGTAGTACAATAATACCTCACTAGGCCCCCAAAGCCAACAGTCCTCGGTTCTGCTGAGCATGTGAAAGGAAAGAAACAACACAAACAGCAAAGAACCAAACCACATAGCATGTGAATTGGTGAAGTAATAAAATGTAAATAGGACTACATTATTTAGGACCTATCCTACCCAACTAAACTGACACCAACTATCATCATCCTAACTTCCACTTGCACCTGTGTGGCTTCATTCAGCAATTAGGTCCCCCACTGAGGCTGAGAGCTAATTTTGGTGGCAGATTTCCAACTTCTGTAGTGCAGAAGCTTCCCATCTGGGCCATAGTGCCCATGCCTTCAAATGTTTGGCTTATATACTGTGTGTATGTGGAGGATCTTAGGGCTTGTTTTAGGTTTGTTTGCCCCACTAGACCAAACCAGCAATGTGGTATGCGTAACTGGTTAAAGTTGAATAAGGACTATGCCCACCCTTCTTCCTATATAAATAGACAtacaaacagaaaaaatgaaatatGGCCAGGTCTTTGTCACACAACCCACATGAGAAGCACCCCATGACAGCTAGAGATTTTTGGTACCTAGCTTTTCCTTCCCATTCTGCGTTTGGAATGAATGGTAGGGTGTAGCTAGCTTGCCAATTAATGGAAAGCTCATCTCCGGTACATTCACAACCGTTCATTATGCACTAACGGCCATCGTTCATTATGCACTAACGGCCATCGTTCATTATTCTCAGAATCTTCTTGATGAGAAGTTGAGAACAAAAGATAAAATTGAATATACTAGCTTAATTTTACGATGAGAAATACTGTTAAAGATGCTCCTCACACAGCCCAAGTGAATAATATACCCGCAATCTACACCAGTGTGTTTCTATTATGATCTTGTAATCTCGAATTTTTTAATTGGATTGATTCATTAAGATTAAAATATCAGTCACATCATCGTCCTAAATCCCGTCAATTTAAAATTTGATTAAGTCTCTACGTCTTCAAGCAGGAGAAGAATACATCCAACACAACTACCAAATCTGACCAATTCTTCCTTAGACTAGGACCAGTTCCTGGAGGAAATTCTACACCGCACCTAGACATTCAAACTCCAAAGTCCTCTGCCTTTTTTGACTAGCATCTGATGCAATTACTGCCCTACTCCTTTCTTTTGAGACAGTCAAACAAGAAAGAACCCTAAACATAAAGTGAACAAATTAAACAAGGCCACGACAGATGCAGGCATCCATCAGATATTTAAATTACATAAAGATGGTGGAGGCCATTGATTAAGACAAGCATGAAACAAGTAGTACCACAACCTTTTATTAAACTAGGGCATAGCAACAAGTAGTCCGCCGAATCTAGAGATTAATATACCAGAGTAGGAAGGAAAAAGGCGAATCAGATTATTGGCATAGTTCTCTTAGTTCAATCTTCATTTTTGCCGCCAAAATAGGACTAATAGTAACTCAATATCCGTTCTAACCAAGCAAAGAATGGGAAGAATTAATTCAATTTATGCAATGATCTCCCACAATCATATATCAAACTTCTTTTAGAttagaattgaaattgaaaattattagaaaaactgaaaactaaAGAGGATCTTCTTGTGGCTTGAAAATATTAGCTCATTGTGTGATCCCGGCCAAACCATCCAAAATTGAGTCCATTGTATAGATGTTTAGTCCTCTTGTCCGTCCAGGCGCTCCTCCTTTGACGGATGACACATCGAGCACAATCCTGCTCACCCCAGGTGTATACATGTCAACAAGCCAACTCTTAAGGCATAGATaacaactaaacaaacaaagcaATGAAACTTACATGTTGGTCGATGACCTTTCCAGTTCTGGGTTTCTAGAGTTTATGATGATTTTGTTGTCAATCTTGGAAACGGAATGGTCGATAAACAGATCAACCACTTTAGATGCTGAATTAAAATTATTAACACATAAGATGTCCATTTATTAGCATTCAAAAACGATAAAATCCAAAGAAACAACAGTTACAATTGAAGAACCTCTTACATGATTTAGGAGCAGCCACACTTTCATCCAGCCCCAAAAGTTCCTACAAAAAGGAGGAGCTCTCTATGTCAGCGTATGCTAcctataattaacaagtaaaatttaaatttatgaAATCACCAGAAGCAATTCAGCAATAGAATAAAAGCAATGACAACCTTAAGACTCTTGTAACTATCTTCAAGATCATCATTATACAACATATGATCAAAGATGCCTGATGATTGCCCCTGCTCAATCTCTGCCTTGGCATTTCGAAGTCTCTTTATGACCTGTTCCTCTGTCTCGGTTCCCCTGTAACACCATATTCAACCATCCTCAACTTGGAACCAGAAAAATGGAATTTGAGAATCAGAAATAGTTAAATTCCATGTTCAACTACCTTGCACGAAGGCGCTTCTCAAGCTCCTCCATTGAGGGAGGACACACAAAGATAAAGAGAGCTTCAAGCGAACTAGCCCTCACTGATCTTGCCCCTTGAACATCAATGTCAAGAATGCATATCTACATTGAAAGCAAAGAACATTAAGAGAAAAATTAACGATACAAATTAGGCATGTTTCAGGCGAAGTACACCCAATATCCTATTATGCTCCTAGACTCTCATAATCATTTAAACCAGATGTTTTTGTCAaagtatatataaaaataagcATTTACCTTTCCAGCATCTGCTACCGCTTCTACTGCTTCAACACTAGTTCCATAGAGATTTCCGTGCACAGAAGCAAACTCAAGGAATTTCCCATCTTCTATCTCTTTCTCCATTGCACTTCGCTCGATGAAATGATAATGAACCCCATCCTTCTCCATAGCTCTTGGAGCACGAGTCGTGTGGCTCACAGAGAATCCAAACAGGGATGGATATTCGTTCGTGAGCATTGATATTAGTGTCCCCTTACCTACCCCAGAAGGACCACTAATAACTACTGGCTTCTCAGCACTGCCTCTCACACCCCTACTCCAAGCAACAACCTCTGTGCCTAAAATTTTCTTCTGCTGCCTAACATATTGGGTGTCCACCTAACAGAAAAAAACACTTTTAGAAATAGGAATTATTCGGTAATCATCTGCAAGTAATAATTGCTGGATAGAAGAGTGTGACATCAACAATTCTACAagtactacttttttttttccttttttttttgcatatcATTTAAAAGTAAGTCTATTTTCGAATTGATCCCAAATTTATCAGGCTCCTGCTATATTCCATTGCCATCTCAAGGTAAACTATGGCCAAAATGAGTTCAAAAACATGACATCTTATATTGTCCAATACTCCCAGATCATCTCAATAGTGTTCAAGGTACCAACCTCAAGAAACCAGGCGAAATCATCTGAATTTGAACCACTCTTAATAATCAATATTCGATCTCCACCCATAAGCACTGCAGAATGGCCTTTACCTGGTTTGGGTTGCGTCCCCAACACAGTAGGATTTATCCTGCAAATACAAACCAGATCTTAGCAACAGAAAATCAAATGAAATTAACTTAAAATCTAGAAATATACACTTACCATTCACCACTAGTTTTGTCAAAAATCCGAACTCCAATTGATAGTGCTGATTCCTCACAGTCTCCACCAATCACATACTGTCAAAAAATGCAATATGATTGACCTGGTGGTAAATCACTGAAGAACAaacagggggggggggggggggggggggcattgGATGAGAAAATCATATTGGTATGTTAAGTATCATACTGTTCTGTTGCCCACGTCAACGGAGGTTTCACCGCCTTTGGACTTCAGATCAAACCCATTTGCATATCCCTCCTGAAGCTCATCACCAAAGAATGCTGGGGCTTCTCCCTGATGACAAAACCCAATATTAAATCACAACAAAGCAGCCATCTTGCTCCACATGATAGAAGTctatttttaccaaaatatagCAGAAATGAAGTATGCAGGGCTTACCATTGAGAACTATACTCCTGTAATTCTAGATTCCCTGATCAAAACACACTGAGAAATATGAGAATAGTTCTCTGGATCTAGTAACATATGAAAGATCTAGACTGAATAGACATAAAGGGAACAAATTGCAACGAAAACAAATCCAAAGCCATGAATAAAAATACAAACTTGGACCATGGAAACAAACGCAATGgacttcaaaaatcaaaaaaccCAGATGCCCAGTAACGCTCTCCTTCCAACATAGAAAATATACACACAGAAAGGAACAAAAACGAATCCCAGAAAATACAACAGCTGGAAAACAAGACAAAAGACAAAGACAAATATGGGGAGGAAGCAAAGAACATGAAAATGCAAggaaaaacaaaacccaaactCAATATAACCACAACATATGGATCAAAACACACTGACCAAGCCAAAAAAACAATCACAAAACAGATTAAGACCCAGGTACCTTTGTGTAAGTAGTAATTGGTCCACAACACAAATCGAGCTCAATTCTCGGCGTGTGTTGGAGGGGCCCTATAAGGACTCAAAACCCACTTTTTCAAGCTCAAGTTTTGTGTGTAAAGGAGGCTTGAGATCAAATCAACACAAACTTGGGATGCAAAAAATCAGAGGGGTGGTAGAAGAAGTTGCAAGATATCTCGAGAAGCATTCTCATATTTGTAGCAAGAAGAAGCAAGAGAGGGAACCGTCTTAAGAGGGAGAGGAggtagtgagagagagagagagggtcacATTCAATTCACGAAACAAAGAAGACCGGCTTTCGTTTTCTTCTTGTAAGGTGCTTACGAAGCTTCTGCCCTTTCCCTACCACCACCGCCCTGCTTTCTACCCTTTTCTCATTTTTCCGTTAGGTTTTCacacatttatttatttatatgcccttttttttgtttttttttttgtcttgccttggaggaaaaaaaacaatgacaaaaatgcaaaaatagAAAACCCTATGGCATAGATGGGGACAAAATTCTTGAGTGAAGGTGGACGAAAGGAAATGACACGTGCAGTAGTGGGATGTTTGGAGGTTGACACGTGTGAAGAGGAATACTATGTGACAAGGTTGTTGTTGcccaaccactgcaagtggcctagtggttcttgtaTAGTTGGATGTGTTCCCCAACCTAAGTTCGAACCCCGAaactgtcaaagtggtcagacactgtgctgcaatgcaccaGTTGGAgtatttcacatgcgccgaagggatTTATCTTAGGCCTAAGAAGCCTTTAGGTTCCCCTTGACACagtcaaaaaaaataaaaaggttgTTGCCCAAAAATAACAGTTGAAACTTGTAAGAAACTGGAGCTAGGGATAGAAAATACCTGGTTGGCAAATGGGTTTTCTTTGCATCCTATTCTTCCTTAACTGCAACTAAAGCCAAGATTACCTAGCTATATAGTATATCTAGTTGTTAAAAGTTTGGACAAGAAAGTGTAGAATTTGTTGCGAGTTGCCAACTGGGTTTTGCAAATTACTAGCTAAGATGTCATggaattttgtttctttttctatgCAAGTTCGAGAAAAAGGCCGATTACAATCATAAGATTgagcttcttttttctttttctattttttttcggTCTGAATAAGATTGAGCTTATATGCTACATTTGGTTTAATCCAACTGAATATTCGAGGCTAGGCAACTTGCCTATCTATAGGGGTGTGTGtactattttcttctttttttcttgtaaaTGGGGTGTTTTTAGCTGCCAGCATGAGAAAATAATACATAACTGATCAACACTCAAAACTTCACATTCGATTTtgctgttttgtttttgttatttttcccGTAGGTCtcaaaagactcaaagaaaacaaaaatcaaacagaATTTACTGCTATAGCATCCATAAAAACATGAATGGCCAAACGAGGAGGTTGCCTCGTATAATTTACACCTATAGCATGATTAAATTTGCACTTTGATAACACAACAGAAACTCTGTAAACGTTTCCCTGTAAATTTGCTGGATTTGAAACTCAATGAAAGAAGCTTGGAGATGAAGACAGGATATAATCAGAGGCTGAAACTTATTAACACGCAAGTGCCACATGTTAACAAGAACCTCAAAGTTATACTCTTTATCAAATTATTCAATTGCAACTCTAGAAGCCACCCTCAAAACCTAGTAGCAATCCCCAAATTTTCATCTTCAATTAATTTACCAATGCCAATATAAGCAATGAAACCCTCCATCCATTCACTAGACTGGCTTCTACTAACCCCACTATGCATTGAAATTCAACTTGAATCATCCATCAAATCATTTCAACCTTTATGCTATATTGAAAAGGATTTTAGGTGATTCACATCATAATCACTTCAACACCGTCTAGCGACGGCAAAATTTTGAAGGGTGAGGTTTGTCTCAGTGTCGTAACTAGAATTTACAATAAAAGacgtcaaaaatatagtttcaaCTTTCACGTAATGATTTACATTTAAGTGAAAAATTTATACTcaataaagaaagaaataaaaaggagaaaaacTTTAATTTGTACAAGTGTGAATTAAATCTATAATACATGGAGATTTTATTcaaaaattagataaaaaaatCATGAAACGAAAGAAATAGAAAGAGTCAGAGGGGTCACTTTACAAGTAAAGTTTGACAAAAAATATCTATAACAGAAAAGCTAAGGTCAAGAGGGTCATTTGACTCTGGGTTGTCTCTCAGTGAGGATCAATATCTATCGATCTAGGTTGAGTCTTTATTTTCctagtttatttattttatttttttttgaaaaagaggGTTGGGAGTCTTGTATTATTCGAAATAAGCTCCCGCAGAGGAGGGAAGGGTTACAGAGTTACAATTCTCGGTCAAGACATCTTGAATAATGACAGGACACATACTTCTCTAGATGAGGTGAGCTAAAATATGAGATACCCTATTTACTTCATGGAACACATATTGAACATGGGTTTCATTCAGTTCCTCCATTAACGGtttattttcttagtttacttTTAGGTTACCTAATTTGGTGCCTTTGTATCATGACTATCATCTATCATCTATCATCTATCATCTGTACCCTTGTGGGATATTTGTGTTATGCTGGACATTTAGTCTCTACTAGTCATAAGAGAAGAACTGTGCATGTGAACAGTACATGAACAATTGAACAGCACCAGACTCGCACATTTAGAATAGAGAATTCAAtgaaattttgtttttccttgaTTGAAAAACAATTAAGTGGACAGTCCACCTATTAACAAAGGTGTCCAACTGTCCATCATTCAACCCGCCCCAATATATATGCCCTAGGTAGGTGTCCATATGGAGTTGCACAACTAGTTGCAAATTGCAATGGAGTAGGGACATGAGATTGGCCAGGAATCAGCTTCAATCTCTCCCGAGAAAGTGCGCAATTTGTTTGTATATGTCGGCAAACAATATATCTAAATTGTCAAAATCACGCTGACTAAATAAAGctcccaagtttttttttttttttttttatttatgacaATAAAGCTCCCAAAAAAGATTCAAATCCTATGTTCACATTATTTTAACACATAAATCGAAAGATTTCCCAGCAATTGCAACAAAGCTATGATAAGACCTCtacaatataaaaatcaaaggaGGTGCTGTCCAAAATATAAAAATGGTTCGGTCAACAGACAAAACAATTCTAGGGCTGCATGTGACTTGGTCTTTCTAGGCATATATAATGCCATGTGGATGATGCTTTTTACCGGATTGGTTAGAACAAAAAGTTTTATGTTAATATAGAAAAGAATATTCTTGTGCATAGAATATATTATCTAGTTTTTCATTTTGTCAAGAGTTAGCACTCTTATGTTTTGGATTGGACTGCCTGAAAATACAATATGTTCTCAATAACCATCGAGTCCAAGGTATGAAAGAAATTTTGATGCCAAGCAACTGTAGTGTAATTGTGTAATGAAtgaatgattttattttttatttctttttccagtCAAGATGAATACAAT
This region includes:
- the LOC133720959 gene encoding guanylate kinase 2-like isoform X2 gives rise to the protein MGEAPAFFGDELQEGYANGFDLKSKGGETSVDVGNRTYVIGGDCEESALSIGVRIFDKTSGEWINPTVLGTQPKPGKGHSAVLMGGDRILIIKSGSNSDDFAWFLEVDTQYVRQQKKILGTEVVAWSRGVRGSAEKPVVISGPSGVGKGTLISMLTNEYPSLFGFSVSHTTRAPRAMEKDGVHYHFIERSAMEKEIEDGKFLEFASVHGNLYGTSVEAVEAVADAGKICILDIDVQGARSVRASSLEALFIFVCPPSMEELEKRLRARGTETEEQVIKRLRNAKAEIEQGQSSGIFDHMLYNDDLEDSYKSLKVAYADIESSSFL
- the LOC133720959 gene encoding guanylate kinase 2-like isoform X1 is translated as MGEAPAFFGDELQEGYANGFDLKSKGGETSVDVGNRTYVIGGDCEESALSIGVRIFDKTSGEWINPTVLGTQPKPGKGHSAVLMGGDRILIIKSGSNSDDFAWFLEVDTQYVRQQKKILGTEVVAWSRGVRGSAEKPVVISGPSGVGKGTLISMLTNEYPSLFGFSVSHTTRAPRAMEKDGVHYHFIERSAMEKEIEDGKFLEFASVHGNLYGTSVEAVEAVADAGKICILDIDVQGARSVRASSLEALFIFVCPPSMEELEKRLRARGTETEEQVIKRLRNAKAEIEQGQSSGIFDHMLYNDDLEDSYKSLKELLGLDESVAAPKSSSKVVDLFIDHSVSKIDNKIIINSRNPELERSSTNMIVLDVSSVKGGAPGRTRGLNIYTMDSILDGLAGITQ